In Thermodesulfobacteriota bacterium, a single genomic region encodes these proteins:
- a CDS encoding LuxR C-terminal-related transcriptional regulator: protein MPYRPNAEFKDVNDLLPKTVLNSLSANIAILDAQGVIMETNRSWINYAGANQMKGEHDSIGVNYLEICEAVTGEEATRARKVADGIRSVIKGDMDEFLFDYPCHSPDKQHWYYMRVIRIQHQDPVQVVVSHEDITALKLAEEALKTREQELELQKQSLEESNIALKVLLTQREADKVDLEKKFLLNIKQMVLPYLDKLRKSRLKPREKTFVEIIDAHVNDIISPFLQNLAAAGIFFTPQEMQVATLIRDGKSSKEIADLLNVSPTTIHFHRKNLRAKLKITNKSTNLRSYLLSLS, encoded by the coding sequence ATGCCATACCGGCCAAATGCGGAATTTAAAGATGTCAACGACCTGCTGCCCAAAACCGTTTTGAATAGCCTGTCGGCTAACATCGCCATTTTGGACGCGCAGGGGGTCATCATGGAAACCAATCGGTCCTGGATAAATTATGCCGGCGCCAATCAGATGAAGGGTGAGCATGATTCCATTGGAGTCAATTACCTGGAAATATGTGAGGCGGTAACCGGCGAAGAAGCAACCCGCGCCAGAAAAGTGGCTGACGGTATCCGTTCGGTGATCAAAGGTGATATGGATGAATTTTTATTTGATTATCCATGCCATTCCCCTGATAAGCAACACTGGTACTACATGCGGGTGATTCGGATTCAACATCAAGACCCGGTCCAGGTGGTGGTCAGCCATGAAGATATTACCGCATTGAAACTGGCTGAAGAGGCTTTGAAAACAAGGGAACAGGAATTGGAACTTCAAAAGCAAAGCCTCGAGGAATCCAACATCGCTTTGAAGGTATTGCTCACCCAAAGAGAAGCCGACAAAGTGGATCTGGAAAAGAAATTTTTACTAAACATCAAACAAATGGTCCTTCCTTATTTGGATAAATTAAGAAAATCCAGACTGAAACCCAGGGAGAAAACTTTTGTTGAAATCATCGATGCCCATGTAAACGATATCATTTCACCGTTTCTGCAAAACCTGGCTGCTGCCGGTATTTTCTTCACTCCGCAGGAAATGCAGGTCGCCACCCTTATCAGAGATGGCAAAAGCAGTAAAGAAATTGCCGACCTCCTCAATGTTTCACCCACCACCATACATTTCCACCGCAAAAACCTTAGAGCCAAATTAAAAATTACCAATAAGTCGACCAACTTAAGGTCCTATTTGCTGTCCCTGTCCTAA
- a CDS encoding pyridoxamine 5'-phosphate oxidase family protein, giving the protein MELKEYFSNIKGLGVMSTADSSGKVNAAVYSRPHFMDDGSLAFIMRDRLTHENIRSNPHASFLFKEDGAGYKGKRLYLTKIREEENSALIDKLSRRSYPADEESKESRFLAFFKLDKELPLIGDKH; this is encoded by the coding sequence ATGGAGCTTAAAGAATATTTTTCAAACATAAAAGGCCTCGGCGTTATGTCGACGGCAGACAGCAGTGGTAAGGTGAATGCAGCGGTCTATTCCAGACCTCATTTCATGGATGACGGGTCACTGGCATTTATCATGCGGGACCGGCTCACTCACGAGAATATCCGGTCGAATCCTCACGCATCCTTTCTGTTCAAAGAGGACGGCGCCGGATATAAAGGAAAGCGGTTATACTTAACCAAAATTCGAGAAGAAGAAAACTCGGCTTTGATCGATAAGCTGTCCCGACGAAGCTACCCTGCTGACGAGGAAAGTAAAGAATCGAGATTCCTGGCGTTTTTCAAGCTGGACAAAGAACTGCCTCTAATCGGCGATAAACACTAG
- a CDS encoding methyltransferase domain-containing protein — MNIINQNAVADIHFEMNWKSAEALHSEHFEAYHINFWKDCMPEDLLARLNGKAAGGVIEIDFEPGIVVPGNNMRNTFEVKQAQFNHRFKSSDNIEPREGRFYPKGILEDIGGILPQNIQPFRCVGVQNNHLMVDFNHPLAKSKTYIKGTINAVRSKTVDRGGSCNDWMELIANGPGMQARWEKHPTDFFSGTPFKRQDERPDDRFYRQPRFVHHIDESAVKVITGIYGKFLKDNMRVLDLMSSWTSYIPDNLNLNKLNGLGLNIEELNNNVRLTDRMVYDLNQNPTLPLETGGYDAAICSLSVEYLIHPFEVFKEIARILRTGGQFMITFSNRWFPPKVTGIWKELHDFERMGLVLEYFLQSGLYKDIQTYSMRGLPRPHHDKYFSEKRWSDPIFAVWGTRK; from the coding sequence ATGAACATCATTAACCAAAATGCGGTTGCAGACATACACTTTGAAATGAACTGGAAAAGTGCAGAAGCGTTACATTCAGAACATTTCGAAGCTTATCATATTAATTTTTGGAAGGATTGTATGCCGGAAGATCTGCTCGCTAGGCTGAATGGTAAAGCTGCGGGGGGTGTGATCGAAATCGATTTTGAACCGGGTATCGTGGTTCCAGGAAACAATATGCGGAATACTTTTGAGGTGAAGCAGGCTCAATTTAACCATCGATTTAAATCGAGTGATAATATTGAACCCCGGGAGGGACGATTCTATCCCAAAGGGATCCTCGAGGATATCGGCGGCATATTACCCCAAAACATCCAGCCATTCCGATGTGTGGGAGTTCAAAACAATCATCTGATGGTTGATTTCAATCATCCGCTGGCGAAAAGTAAGACTTATATCAAAGGAACCATAAATGCTGTCCGCAGCAAAACGGTTGATCGTGGTGGTAGCTGTAACGATTGGATGGAACTGATTGCAAACGGTCCCGGTATGCAAGCCCGGTGGGAAAAACATCCGACCGATTTTTTTTCTGGCACTCCGTTTAAACGGCAAGATGAACGCCCGGACGACCGTTTCTATCGGCAGCCAAGATTTGTCCATCACATCGATGAGAGTGCCGTAAAAGTGATTACCGGTATTTACGGCAAATTTCTCAAAGACAACATGCGAGTGCTTGATCTGATGAGCAGTTGGACATCATACATTCCAGATAACCTGAATCTTAACAAGTTGAACGGACTTGGTCTCAACATAGAAGAGCTGAATAATAACGTACGACTCACCGACCGGATGGTTTATGACCTGAATCAAAATCCAACCTTGCCCTTGGAAACAGGAGGCTATGATGCCGCAATCTGTTCACTTTCGGTTGAATACCTTATTCATCCGTTCGAAGTTTTTAAAGAGATCGCACGGATTTTAAGGACGGGCGGCCAATTTATGATCACTTTTTCCAATCGATGGTTTCCTCCCAAAGTCACCGGTATCTGGAAGGAGTTGCACGATTTCGAACGCATGGGCCTTGTGTTGGAGTACTTTCTGCAATCCGGTTTGTATAAAGATATACAGACCTACTCTATGAGAGGTCTGCCCAGACCGCATCATGACAAATATTTTTCTGAAAAAAGATGGTCGGATCCGATATTTGCCGTATGGGGTACCAGAAAATAG